GCGGCGGAAGAGCTCGTCGAGGTAGACCGCCTGGTGGCTGCGGTGGAACGCGCCGACGCCGAGGTGGACGATGCCGGGGGTGAGCTGGTCGCGGTAGGTGGGGGCGACCAGCGTCACGAGGCGACGACCTTGCCGGGGTTGAGGATGCCGGCGGGGTCGAGCGCGTCCTTGACGGCGTGGTGCATCGCGAGCACGGCGGGGCTGAGCTCGCGCTCGAGCCCGCCTCGCTTGAGCACGCCGACGCCGTGCTCGCCCGTGACGGTGCCGCCGAGCTCGATGGCCGCGTCGAGGATCTCCTCGAAGGCGGCCTGCGCGCGCGTGCGGGCGGCCTCGTCGCCGGGCGGGGTGATGAGCAGGGGGTGGAGGTTGCCGTCGCCGGCGTGCGCGATGTTGGCGATGGTGACGTCGTGGCGCTCGGCGAGCTTCTCGATGCGCGCCAGCATCTCGGGGACGTGCTCCTTGGGCACGCAGACGTCCTCGGTGAGGACGGGGCCGAGACGCTCGAGTGCGGGGTAGGCGAGGCGGCGCGCGGCGAACAGCGCCTCCGACTCCTGCTCGTCGGTGGACCGGTCGGCCCAGGTCGCGCCGCCGGCGGTGAAGCAGCCGACGACCCGGTCGGCGATCGCCGCGCCGACCTCGCCGGGCTCGTCGACGCGCGCGAGGAGCACGACGTCGGCGTCGACGGCGAGGCCCATGTGCTTCCACGCGTCGACGGCCTCGAGGCAGGTGCGGTCGACGAGCTCGAGGGCGGCCGGGGTGATGCCGGCGGCGGCGACCTCACGCACGGCGGCGCCGGCGTCGACGATCGAGGAGAAGTGGCCGGCGACGGTGATCGCCGGCGGGGGCAGCGGCCGGAGCCGGACGGTCACCTCGGTGACGATGCCGAGCGTGCCCTCCGAGCCGACGACGAGACCGGCGAGGTCGTAGCCGGCGACGCCCTTCGCGGTCCGGCGCCCGAGCCGCACGACCTCACCTGTGCCGGTGACCATCTCGAGGGCGAGCACGTAGTCGCGGGTGACGCCGTACTTCACGCAGCAGAGGCCCCCCGCGTTCGTCGCGACGTTGCCGCCGATGGTGGACCAGGGCGAGCTGGCGGGGTCGGGCGGGTACCAGAGGCCCTGCTCCGCGACGTGGGCCCGCAGGTGGTCGTTGACGACGCCCGGCTGCACGACGGCGAGGCGCTCGAGCGGGTTGACCTCGAGGATCGCGTCCATGCCGGCGAGGGCGACGACGACGCAGCCGTCGGTCGCGTTGGCGCCGCCGGAGAGCCCGGTCCCGGCGCCGCGGGCGACCACGGGTACGCCGTGCCGGTGGCACGCGCGGACCACCGCGGCCACGTCGGCGGTCGAGCGCGCCCGCACGACCGCGAGCGGTACGCCGACGGGTGCCCACTCGGCGTGGTCGTGGCTGAGGGCCTCGGTCGACGTCGGGTCGACGAGGACCTGCTCGGGGCCGAGCGCGTCGAGGATCTCGGCGAGCGCGGGGGACGAGGCGGGCATGGTGCTCCTCGGAGGTGGCGGGTGCGGTGCCTGGCAGCGACGGTGACACACGTCACCGCCTCCGTCCCAGGACACCACCCGGCGCTCCGCGGCGGCGTCGGAGACGACGTCCACCGTTCGGTGGGTTCCGGGAGCATTCCTCCATCGGCTCGTGCCGGTGACTTACGCGGGCAGCGCCCTCATGAGGCGGCGCAGCTGGAGCGCGAGCTGCAGCTCGAGCACGCGCCCGGGGTCGCGCCAGTCCGGGCCGAGCACCGCC
This Nocardioides alkalitolerans DNA region includes the following protein-coding sequences:
- a CDS encoding FAD-linked oxidase C-terminal domain-containing protein, whose protein sequence is MPASSPALAEILDALGPEQVLVDPTSTEALSHDHAEWAPVGVPLAVVRARSTADVAAVVRACHRHGVPVVARGAGTGLSGGANATDGCVVVALAGMDAILEVNPLERLAVVQPGVVNDHLRAHVAEQGLWYPPDPASSPWSTIGGNVATNAGGLCCVKYGVTRDYVLALEMVTGTGEVVRLGRRTAKGVAGYDLAGLVVGSEGTLGIVTEVTVRLRPLPPPAITVAGHFSSIVDAGAAVREVAAAGITPAALELVDRTCLEAVDAWKHMGLAVDADVVLLARVDEPGEVGAAIADRVVGCFTAGGATWADRSTDEQESEALFAARRLAYPALERLGPVLTEDVCVPKEHVPEMLARIEKLAERHDVTIANIAHAGDGNLHPLLITPPGDEAARTRAQAAFEEILDAAIELGGTVTGEHGVGVLKRGGLERELSPAVLAMHHAVKDALDPAGILNPGKVVAS